The following is a genomic window from Vitis vinifera cultivar Pinot Noir 40024 chromosome 6, ASM3070453v1.
TCTTTTTCACCTCTAACTGTATTGCATTTGCTGTACTGCATTCCTAGATATGAGGAGACGCCATTATTGCAGCATACCAAATTTACAGCTTCTTGGAACCACCACAAATGGTAGAAGCTGAAACCACTGCTATATACTCTCAATTAGCGGAGAGTCCCCACCGCCCTCTTATACGTGTACCACTTGGCCACGAAGAGAAAAGCTACCAAGTTCAGAACACTGAGGATGGCcaagaggaagaagaagtaATGGAGGTGACCACGATTCAAATTGTCTGGTATCCATCCAAGCTTCCCACCTCTAGTACTCACATCTGTAACTATGGTCACAAGCAGTGAGCTCAAGTAATTTCCAAGGGCCACAGTGGCGAGCGAGAGGGCCGAGCAGAAGCTCCTCATGGCGTCCGGAGCCTGCTCATAGAAGAACTCTAGCTGCCCAATGAATGTGAAGACTTCCGCACATCCTATGATGAAGTACTGCGGAACTTGATAAAAGATGGACAAGGGAATTCTATCATGATCATAGTAGTTGTGTCTTTTAACTATGCCGAGCCTAACTACCTCCAAGATGCCTGCAGAGAGCATAGCAAAAATGGATATGAAGAGGCCGATGCCCATGCGCTGGAGCTGCGTGATTCCATTGCTGTGGCCTGTGAATTTTCTGGCTACCGGGACGATGATTCGATCGTAAATGGGCACCCAGAAAATGACACTGATGGTGTCGAAGATTGATAATGATGCTGACGGGATCTCAAAGTGTCTACCCATGTGGGGATCCATGGACTCGCCTTGCACCACAAACAATGAGCCCATCTGACTGTACACAGCGGAGAAGATGATGCCAGTGGCCCATACAGGAAGCAAGCGGATGATAGCTTTGAGCTCCTCAACTTGGGTGACTGTACAAATCTTCCATGGGTCTGGTGAGTCCTTTATATGATCTGATTGTATCTCCACTGCTGCCTTGTCAAAGAAACTGGAAATCACAATATTTGGTGAAAGGGAATCCACAGAAAATGAAGACTGGGAAAAGATCAGCTAGCCCAGTTGAGAAGCTCACCTTAAATCTTTTGTGTGATCAAGCTTTCGGCTTCCTTGGATGCCAGACTCTCCATCTGCAATCTCATACAAAAGAGACTTGTCAGCAGGCACTTGGACTCTATATTTCTTCA
Proteins encoded in this region:
- the LOC100262103 gene encoding protein NRT1/ PTR FAMILY 8.1 — its product is MAEEDNYTKDGTTMAEEDNYTKDGTINYQGNPANKKKTGTWTACPYILGNEFCERLAYYGMSSNLVLYFKYKLHQDSATASKNVLNWSGTCYLTPFIGAFLADAYLGRYWTIASFSIIYVIGMTLLTVTASVPGLKPNCSPSGVCDPTETQTAVCFLALYLVALGTGGIKPCVSSYGADQFDDTDEHEKTHKSSFFNWFYLSINVGALIAGSILVWIQENIGWGVGFGIPAAAMAIAVVSFFSGTRLYRNQKPGGSPLTRMSQVVVASLKKYRVQVPADKSLLYEIADGESGIQGSRKLDHTKDLSFFDKAAVEIQSDHIKDSPDPWKICTVTQVEELKAIIRLLPVWATGIIFSAVYSQMGSLFVVQGESMDPHMGRHFEIPSASLSIFDTISVIFWVPIYDRIIVPVARKFTGHSNGITQLQRMGIGLFISIFAMLSAGILEVVRLGIVKRHNYYDHDRIPLSIFYQVPQYFIIGCAEVFTFIGQLEFFYEQAPDAMRSFCSALSLATVALGNYLSSLLVTIVTDVSTRGGKLGWIPDNLNRGHLHYFFFLLAILSVLNLVAFLFVAKWYTYKRAVGTLR